From Xanthomonas sp. 10-10:
GGCCGGGGTCAGCACTGGCGCTTCACTCGACGCAGCGCAGCGCTGCGACGCGGGCAGCGTGCCGTTGCAGCGCATCGGCCTGGCCGAGATGAGCCAACACGCAACGCTGCAGGCGTTCTTGCGCGGCACCACACCGCGTGCGAGCGCACCTGACCGCCCCGCACTGGCACCGGCCGCACAGGATGCCGCGTCGGTGGTGCACTACTACTCCACCATCTACCTGGACACTGCCGGCTCGCCGGTGACCGGCGCCGGTGCCGACCTCAATACCTGGGTACCGTCCGTGCGCGCCAACGATGCGCAGTCGATCAGCCAGATCTGGCTGGGGGGATACACCCCGCAAGGGCAGATCCAGACCCTGGAAGCCGGTTGGCAAACCCAACCTGGCGCAGGCTGGGGCACCACGCCGATCCTGTTCATCTATTCCACGCAGGATGGCTACATCAGCACCGGTTGCCATAACCTGGATTGTGCCGACTTCGTGCAGACCAGCACGGCGAATGTGCTCGGCGCCGCGCCAGCCGACGGCTTCAGCACCGCGGGCGGCAAGCAGGCCATGCTGCATGTGGAATTCCAGCGCAATACCGACGGCTATTGGTGGTTCGGCTTGAATGGCGAATGGATCGGCTATTACAAGGCCGAGCTCTATACGGGCGACATCGCCGATGGCAGCGCCAGCATCTTCATCTCGGCCGGTGGCGAAATTTCCACCTGGGATGGTCGCCCCAGCGCACCGATGGGCAGCGGGCGGTTCGCATCGGCCGGCTACCGGCAGGCCGCGTTCCAGGCCAATCACTTTTATCGCGATGCGACCATGGTCACCCGGCCTGCACAGCGGTTGTCATCGCTGAATGTGGAGCAGCCGTCGTGCTACACCTTGGCGATCGCCGGTTACGGCTATCCGTATGCACTGGGCGCCGGCGTTTCCCGCACCAGCCTGTCGCCGGAGATGCAGAGCGGCGGCATCTACTTCGGCGGGCCGGGCTGCGCCCGCTGAGTCGCTGAGTCGCTGAGTCGTTGCGAACGCGCGCACCGCTGCAGCGCGCGCATTCGCCTGGCGGCCACGACATGGGCCGGCATGCGGTTATGCGGTAGATGCTGAAACGTCGGCACTGCAGTCACCCCGTCAGCATGCAGCCAGCGAGGCAGTGGTTTGTTGGCATGCCCAATGGAAAGCCTCACCACGGCACGCGCATCCACGTCTTCTGGTTGTCCTTGCCGGCTTCACACAGCCGGCAAGGACGCACCACGCCGCTTGCCAGCCGTGGCAATGGGCGCCGGCTTACGGCAAGTCCACGCCTGCGCACACTGCCGGGCGCGCATCCTTGATCTGCTGCACGCCGCGCGCATCGAACTGTAGCGCGGCATGTTTCGGCGCGAATGCCGGCCACGCGGGCAAGCCCTTGGCATTGGGATTGCCACGCTGCACGAAGGCCGCCCAATACCGTTGCAGGCTCACCGGTGGCTGCCCGATAGGCAGGTTCTTGAACAGGAACGGCAGCTCGGCGCTGTGGGTCACTTGCCCACCCGGCGCGGCGGTGTCGAACACGTAATGCCACACCGGCACGCCCAGTGCGGCCTGGTGCTGCGCGACAGTCACCGCCGGGCAGCGGAAGGTGAGGTCGGTGGACAGCTGCATCGCTGCATCGCCCTGGCGCTCGGCCCGTTGCGCCGCATGCGTGCGTTGCGCCTGCAACACGGCCTCGGCGCGATCGGGATAGTCGCGACGCAGACGCGCCTGTGCGCCCTTCTCGCCACC
This genomic window contains:
- a CDS encoding neprosin family prolyl endopeptidase is translated as MTLRSKRPMSIGRVVAALAICTAAPASFAGTLLSPSTSAADDQRIDALMPPLLHTPASARVAPEPRAGMPRSTAAAVSRAFPSVTQEFKQFLDAQAQLSYATRAVTAKVGGPADFAQMQRYLFNRYNGLTVLRSVHQRGKVFDCIPLAQQPALRDGSVPVLPPTIAAGVSTGASLDAAQRCDAGSVPLQRIGLAEMSQHATLQAFLRGTTPRASAPDRPALAPAAQDAASVVHYYSTIYLDTAGSPVTGAGADLNTWVPSVRANDAQSISQIWLGGYTPQGQIQTLEAGWQTQPGAGWGTTPILFIYSTQDGYISTGCHNLDCADFVQTSTANVLGAAPADGFSTAGGKQAMLHVEFQRNTDGYWWFGLNGEWIGYYKAELYTGDIADGSASIFISAGGEISTWDGRPSAPMGSGRFASAGYRQAAFQANHFYRDATMVTRPAQRLSSLNVEQPSCYTLAIAGYGYPYALGAGVSRTSLSPEMQSGGIYFGGPGCAR